Proteins encoded together in one Pseudomonadota bacterium window:
- a CDS encoding tetratricopeptide repeat protein, which translates to MNFSRTLRTELLILLGISLLVLFLYSPALNGPFVLDDDSQIVSNPYIRITGISFENLTKAVLKSPLPKRPVANISFALDYYFHQYRTFGYHLFNVMIHLATGFVLYLLFKITLQRASKSEESDRQFFMPLIAVALWLIHPLQTQSATYIVQRMNSLGALFFITSLLFYIHARLAPQNRRRIILLSLSLISALLAFGSKENTAMLPVFIFLYEWFFFQDADKKFLVSRQGVLAVIALLIFYALAFYMTLGIHPVDAVLAGYGRRDFTLPERMMTQGRVFFYYLSLFVLPMPGRMNLDHDFVLSTSLMIPPTTILALAGIVFLLIYGIFAAQKNRLFSFTIFWLFGNLLIESTVIGLEIIFEHRMYLPSMFLCLLVVVAAHRIISSGKVFYAAAIILGMIFSFWSYQRNTVWADEISLWQDCAKKSPLKARPNLNLGNAYSKKADFEKALVYFRKALEIDPEDYKAHNNIGSTYALDQNYEMALEHFNEAKKIKPDNMTTLANIAMIQENQGHLKEAIYSYKEAIKADPDFTPAYLRLAFIFEKMGNPDRAQFYYQGALEIDQSLEIASNNLGIILGSQGKLDEAIEMFKLSLRANPDFIEAKNNLIKARSMKIKPSGN; encoded by the coding sequence ATGAATTTCTCTCGAACTTTACGCACCGAGCTGCTCATCCTTCTGGGCATATCTCTGCTGGTGCTCTTTTTATACTCTCCGGCACTCAATGGGCCTTTTGTGCTGGATGACGATAGCCAGATTGTCTCAAATCCCTATATCCGGATCACCGGAATCAGCTTCGAAAACCTCACAAAGGCCGTCCTCAAAAGCCCCCTGCCAAAGAGACCGGTTGCAAATATTTCATTTGCCCTGGACTATTATTTTCATCAATACAGAACCTTTGGCTATCATCTGTTTAATGTCATGATTCACCTTGCCACGGGTTTTGTACTCTATTTGCTTTTCAAAATAACCCTGCAGCGTGCATCAAAATCCGAAGAATCAGACCGGCAGTTCTTTATGCCGCTCATTGCTGTTGCCCTCTGGCTCATACATCCACTCCAGACCCAGTCCGCCACCTATATCGTCCAGCGGATGAACAGCCTGGGCGCCCTGTTCTTTATCACATCGCTGCTGTTCTATATTCATGCGCGTCTTGCCCCGCAAAATCGCCGGAGAATAATCCTGTTATCATTAAGCCTGATCAGCGCCCTTCTTGCCTTTGGATCAAAAGAAAATACCGCTATGCTGCCGGTGTTCATCTTTCTCTATGAGTGGTTTTTTTTCCAGGATGCGGATAAAAAATTCCTGGTAAGCAGACAAGGTGTGCTGGCCGTCATTGCTCTTCTTATCTTTTACGCCCTGGCCTTCTATATGACTCTGGGTATACATCCAGTTGATGCGGTTCTTGCAGGATACGGCCGTCGTGATTTCACTCTCCCGGAAAGAATGATGACCCAGGGACGGGTGTTTTTTTACTATCTGAGTCTGTTTGTGCTTCCCATGCCGGGCCGGATGAATCTTGATCATGATTTTGTTCTGTCCACATCATTAATGATTCCACCGACCACCATCCTTGCCCTTGCAGGCATTGTCTTCTTATTGATTTATGGGATTTTCGCGGCACAGAAAAACCGCCTTTTTTCGTTCACCATTTTCTGGTTGTTCGGCAATCTTTTAATAGAGTCCACGGTTATCGGTCTTGAGATAATCTTTGAACACCGGATGTATTTACCATCGATGTTTCTTTGCCTTCTGGTTGTTGTTGCTGCGCACAGAATTATTTCTTCAGGAAAAGTTTTCTACGCTGCCGCGATTATCCTGGGCATGATTTTTTCCTTCTGGAGCTATCAACGAAACACGGTGTGGGCCGATGAAATTTCTCTCTGGCAGGATTGTGCAAAAAAATCCCCATTAAAAGCCCGACCCAATCTCAACCTTGGCAACGCCTACAGCAAAAAAGCTGATTTTGAAAAGGCCCTGGTGTATTTCCGCAAGGCCCTGGAAATTGATCCGGAAGATTACAAGGCGCACAACAACATTGGAAGCACCTATGCATTAGATCAAAACTATGAGATGGCGCTGGAGCATTTCAATGAGGCAAAGAAAATCAAACCCGATAACATGACCACCCTTGCCAATATTGCGATGATTCAGGAAAATCAAGGACACCTCAAAGAAGCTATTTATTCGTATAAAGAAGCTATCAAGGCTGATCCGGACTTTACTCCGGCCTATCTTCGTCTGGCATTCATCTTCGAAAAAATGGGCAATCCCGACAGAGCCCAATTCTATTATCAAGGGGCGCTGGAAATTGATCAGAGTCTGGAAATTGCCAGCAACAACCTGGGAATTATCCTTGGGTCACAAGGCAAACTCGATGAGGCCATTGAGATGTTCAAACTATCCCTGCGCGCCAATCCAGACTTTATTGAGGCAAAAAACAATCTGATAAAAGCCCGAAGCATGAAAATCAAGCCCTCAGGCAACTGA
- a CDS encoding tetratricopeptide repeat protein, giving the protein MPTNSHPLSSNTQYKIFAFFLVIVVGFFIYSNTYNVPFYFDDLPNITENTSIRINNLGVQEITEAIGNSPCKNRPVANLSFALNYFFHQYNLPGYHFINIIIHILTAFFFFLFLQITLNQVPMKIPSGTNIIALLATLLWLAHPVQTQTVTYVVQRMTGLAALFYILSCYCYAQARMEQNKAAGTHPKWFLAAIFSGLLSLGSKEISITLPFFIFLYEFYFFQDLKGSWLKKQIPFIAGICLLLFLLVFFFAGGNPLQSIQNSFAYRDFNLTERLLTEFRVVIFYISLLLYPNPSRLTLEHDFALSSSLLSPPTTILAIVAVLLLLIFAFMISKKNRLLGFSLLWFFGNLALESSVIGIEIIFEHRLYLPSMFFIVIFTVLLFRTIQSSKIVLSVTIFILIVSCFWTFQRNAAWSEPVRFYNDMIQKNPNKARPHFNLGLLHISTENYAEAVHEINLALVLEPRLLPAHEHLAYAYEKADQFPLAVKHLIIILDMLPDDIKANKSIGVLYGKLGNLELAQTHLARALTLSPEDPQLLVNLGTAKHRQGNLEEAFTLYNKALEIQPENAQAHNNLGLIFLSRGELPNAEDFFRKALTIDPNHAQAKQNLMHVLQQKEKISQ; this is encoded by the coding sequence ATGCCGACAAACAGCCATCCCCTCTCTTCCAATACCCAGTATAAAATCTTTGCCTTTTTCCTGGTTATAGTTGTCGGTTTTTTCATATATTCAAATACCTATAATGTACCATTCTATTTTGATGATCTCCCGAATATCACTGAAAACACAAGCATTCGCATAAATAACCTTGGAGTGCAGGAAATAACTGAAGCAATTGGCAACTCACCCTGCAAAAACAGGCCTGTGGCAAATCTTTCTTTTGCTCTGAATTACTTCTTCCACCAGTACAACCTCCCCGGCTATCATTTTATTAATATCATTATCCATATCCTCACAGCCTTTTTCTTCTTTCTGTTTCTGCAAATCACCCTTAACCAGGTCCCAATGAAAATTCCTTCCGGTACCAATATAATTGCTCTGCTGGCGACATTATTATGGCTTGCCCATCCTGTTCAGACCCAGACAGTTACATACGTGGTTCAAAGGATGACCGGGCTTGCCGCCCTGTTTTATATTCTTTCATGTTATTGTTATGCCCAGGCCAGAATGGAACAGAATAAAGCTGCCGGCACACATCCCAAGTGGTTTTTGGCGGCTATTTTTTCAGGGCTGCTGTCACTCGGATCAAAAGAAATTTCAATAACGTTGCCTTTTTTTATCTTTCTCTACGAATTTTATTTTTTTCAGGATCTCAAGGGCTCCTGGCTCAAAAAACAAATACCCTTTATAGCCGGCATCTGCCTGCTGCTCTTTCTCCTGGTGTTTTTTTTCGCTGGCGGCAATCCCTTACAATCAATCCAGAATAGTTTTGCCTACCGGGATTTCAACCTCACTGAAAGGCTGCTGACCGAATTCAGGGTTGTCATCTTTTACATTTCACTCCTGTTGTATCCAAACCCTTCACGACTCACACTGGAACATGATTTTGCCCTCTCATCCTCCCTTCTGAGCCCGCCAACCACCATCCTGGCCATTGTTGCGGTTTTGCTGCTGTTAATCTTTGCTTTTATGATTTCCAAAAAAAATAGATTGCTGGGATTTTCCCTGCTGTGGTTTTTCGGCAATCTTGCCCTGGAATCATCGGTTATCGGCATCGAAATCATTTTTGAGCACCGGCTCTATCTCCCCTCAATGTTTTTCATAGTCATATTCACCGTGCTGCTCTTCCGCACCATACAATCGTCGAAAATTGTGTTGAGCGTCACCATATTTATCCTGATTGTCTCCTGTTTCTGGACATTTCAACGCAATGCTGCCTGGAGTGAACCTGTCAGATTTTATAATGACATGATCCAGAAAAATCCAAATAAAGCCCGCCCCCACTTTAACCTCGGCCTCCTTCATATCAGTACAGAAAATTATGCCGAAGCGGTTCATGAAATTAATCTGGCACTGGTACTGGAACCACGCCTGCTTCCCGCCCATGAACATCTTGCATATGCTTATGAAAAAGCAGATCAATTCCCCCTGGCAGTCAAGCACCTTATAATTATCCTTGATATGCTTCCAGACGATATCAAGGCCAATAAATCCATAGGAGTGCTTTATGGGAAACTCGGCAACCTTGAGCTTGCTCAAACCCATCTTGCAAGGGCGTTGACCCTTTCGCCTGAAGACCCGCAGCTCCTTGTCAACCTTGGCACGGCAAAACACCGACAAGGCAATCTTGAAGAAGCGTTTACTCTTTATAATAAAGCGCTGGAAATTCAACCGGAGAATGCCCAGGCCCATAATAATCTCGGCCTGATTTTCCTTTCCCGGGGAGAGCTTCCCAATGCCGAGGATTTTTTCAGAAAAGCACTGACCATCGACCCCAATCATGCACAGGCAAAACAGAACCTCATGCACGTCCTGCAACAAAAGGAAAAAATCTCTCAATGA
- the nadC gene encoding carboxylating nicotinate-nucleotide diphosphorylase yields the protein MNNLHLIEKIKLFLEEDIGPGDITSEALFQNGWPAKALFIAKSDFTIAGLEIAELVFETQNHEIHCDILLPDGSKALPGDKLLKISGPAQDLLKAERVALNICQRLCGIASLTAAFVEKTKGLPVRIVDTRKTNPGLRTFEKYAVRVGGGYNHRFNLADAVLIKENHIKACGSIHEAITKTRKYAPHTMKIEVEAERLDQVEECLAAGADIIMLDNMSLAEMRKAVELVQGKALIEASGGVTLDNVRDIAETGVDIISIGALTHSAPASDISMLIVD from the coding sequence ATGAACAATTTACATCTTATAGAAAAAATAAAACTGTTTTTAGAAGAGGATATCGGTCCGGGAGATATAACTTCTGAAGCCCTGTTTCAAAATGGGTGGCCGGCCAAAGCCTTATTCATTGCAAAGAGCGATTTTACAATAGCCGGGCTGGAAATTGCCGAGCTTGTATTTGAAACCCAGAATCACGAAATACATTGTGACATCCTGCTTCCTGACGGGTCAAAAGCCCTTCCAGGGGACAAACTCCTAAAAATATCAGGCCCGGCTCAAGACCTGCTCAAAGCGGAAAGAGTTGCCTTAAATATTTGTCAACGACTCTGCGGAATAGCCAGCTTGACCGCAGCCTTCGTCGAAAAAACAAAGGGGTTGCCGGTTCGCATCGTTGATACCAGAAAGACCAACCCCGGTCTCCGTACTTTTGAAAAATATGCCGTCCGCGTTGGCGGTGGGTACAATCATCGCTTCAACCTTGCTGATGCCGTACTGATCAAGGAAAATCACATCAAGGCCTGCGGCTCCATTCATGAAGCCATAACAAAAACCAGGAAATACGCCCCTCATACCATGAAAATTGAAGTTGAAGCCGAGCGCCTGGATCAGGTTGAGGAATGCCTTGCTGCCGGGGCGGATATTATCATGCTTGATAATATGTCCCTTGCGGAAATGCGAAAAGCAGTTGAGCTTGTTCAAGGAAAGGCTCTGATTGAGGCATCTGGCGGCGTAACCCTGGATAATGTCAGGGACATCGCCGAAACCGGGGTTGACATAATATCCATCGGCGCCCTGACTCATTCAGCCCCGGCAAGCGACATCAGCATGCTGATCGTCGATTAA